The genomic interval CCGGCTGCAGCCTACGCCTCCTACACCGGAGCCAAAACAACCATAGCGATTCTGGGATTTGAAAATAAGACAAAAGGGATTTATGGCAGTAATGAGCTCGGTGAAGGACTCTCAGAGATGCTGAGCTCTGAATTACTCAGAACCAATCGTTTTATTCTTATCGAACGTGAAGCTCTGGGTGCTATCCTCAAGGAGCAGGAACTGGGACAGACCGGATTGATGCGTAGGGGAAGTTCACCAAAAGTTGGTGGACTGGCAGGCGCCAAATTACTCATCAAAGGAGTGGTATCCGAGTTCCAGTACAAGGCGGGGGGTAAAAACATGGGATTGGCCTTCAAAGGCCTGGATTTCGGATCAAAGAGCTCGACCGCTCACGTGGGTATAGATATCAGGGTGATTGATGCATCCAGTGGCCAAGTTATCGCTTCAGAGCGTGCGTCTGCCGAAGCGGAGTCCAGCGGTTTTAATGCTGGCTTCTCCAAGGCGGGAGCACCATGGAAAATCAGTGGCGGCAACTTTGAAAGAACCCCTCTGGGTGTGGCGACTCGCGATGCCATCAGGCAGGCTGTCCATTTTATTATCGAGCAGAGCAAAGGCATTGAGTGGACTGCAAGCGTAGTCAAAGCATCCGGCGAGCAGGTTTATATCAATCGGGGATCGACATCAAATATCAGAACCGGTGACCGGTTCGTAATCTACTCCAAGGGTGAGAGTCTGATCGATCCTGAAACCGGACTGAATCTGGGTTCTGACGAAGAGTTTTCCGGTAGCCTGATAATCACAGTGGTCAAACAGAAATACTCCATCGGAAGGTAATCCCCCCATTTATAGTGGCGCTCAAAAGTAGCAGTTATGCGGCCTGAGCCAACTTCTGTGCTGGTGTTATTCCTCCCAGCGCCATATGGGGTCTTTCATTATTGTAACGCCATAGCCATTGGGTCGCAGTATCTTGTGCATGGACGATGGATTCGAATAGATGTTGATCCAGCCATTCGTGCCTCACGGTACGATTGAATCGCTCCACATAAGCGTTTTGCTGAGGATTGCCTGGTTGAATGTAATGGAGGACAATTTTTCTTTTGGCGGCCCATTCCACAAGCTGATGGCTGATGTATTCAGGGCCATTGTCACAACGTATTGCCCTGGGTTCCCCACGCCACTCAATGATTCGTTCCAGTGAGCGTATCACTCGAAGTGCGGGTAACGATAAGTCCACCTCAATGCCCAGCCCTTCACGGTTGTAGTCATCGATTACATTGAAAGTGCGGAAGCTGCGACCATCATTCAGCCGGTCATGCATGAAGTCCATCGACCACATGTCATTGATCTGCCGGGGTACTGACAGTTCATCCGGCCTGTCCCGCTTGAGGCGGCGTTTTGGTTTGATTCGCAGGTTCAGCTCAAGCTCCCGGTATATCCGGTATACGCGCTTGTGATTGTAGCCGTAGCCTTTCACATTGCGTAGATACAGGAAACAGAGGCCGAAACCCCATGTGCGGTTAGTCGTTGTCATACGCAGCAGCCAATCTGCTATGTACGCATTATCACCGGACAGCTTTGCCTGGTAACGGTAACAGGTCTCGCTGATGCTGAAGGCCTGGCAGACGAGGCGAATAGAGGCGTGGCGTTCTTCTACCGCACGTTTGGCCATCTCTTTTCGTCGAGATGGCTTCACCACTTTTTTTCAAGGGCTTCCTGAACAATCTCAGCCTTCAGTCGCTCTTCGGCATACATCTTTTTTAGGCGCCGGTTCTCTTCTTCCAGCTCTTTCATCCGCTTCATCATGGAGACGTCCATGCCACCATATTTGGAGCGCCAATTGTAGAAAGTGGCATCACTCATACCATGCTTTCGGCAGAGTTCGGCAACCGGTATACCGCTTTCAGCCTCTTTCAGGATACTGATGATCTGTGACTCGCTGTAGCGTGATCTCTTCATGTAGATTCTCCTTGAACCTCTATATTGGAAAATTCTACTTATAAACGCCACTATTTCTCGGGGGGATTACCGGAAGGCTTGAACGCTCAACCAAAAGCTCAAACGTCAAACGTGGTGATGTGGTAAAGAGAGACTGACAGGATACCTATTACCTGAATCCGTGACTCCAGGGCGGATGCAGGTATTATGTATCGATTTCTCTCGTAGAGATCGCCAAGAGTGCCGGAAATTTTACTTCACGAGTGGCGAGTTACTACCTCCCACATTCTTCCAATGTACACTGCCGTGAAGCAGAATATCCACGCGCCCATCCCCGTCACCGTCGCCCATAGTGCGCCCACCTGAACCCCAGCAGATATGGGGACCACCCAAACTGCAGCCAACACGTTTCCAGACTGCACCATAGGTGCTTGTCACATCACCGGTTGAGTAAGTACCAACACCGCTGCTGGTTGAACCTGGATTGGTATCACAAGCACCACTGCTCTTACTGCAACGCCATGTTGAGCAGCTATTAGTCACCCATGTGATCGCCTCCTGTTCGCTGGCAAAACCCGATGACATGGAGATGTGATTGCCTGCACTGAAGCTTTTGGTTACAACAATCTTGCCATCCCCTCTATTGCAGGCCGCACTGTACTGGCCACCACTACCTGTGCTAGAGCCTCCACTTGTCGATGAGGTTGTGGTGGAACCTGTACCGCTACTTCCACCACTCTGCCCAGTCGTTCCGGAAGTACCCGTGCCAGATACCTGAGGACCACTGGTTATATAGTTATCCCAGTCGTCACCCGCCTGTTGTCCAGGTGTGGTTGATGTGCCTGTCGATCCGGTAGTGCCCGCTGTGGTTGTGCCGGTGGTACCACCGGCGCTGGAGCCTTCTGTGCCGGTTCCCATCGAGGTTGTACCGGGATCAGTGTAACCGCTTCCAATCTGCTGGCCGGCTTGCCCCCCCTGAGGCCGCCCCCCCGATTGGCTCCCATCGCCGGGGACACCGGTCTGGAATTGGCTGCCGCTCTGCCCGGACTGTGCCACCTGCTGTCCCGTCGGCCCTGATCCCATACCAGGGTCCGTGGATGCATCGAAATCATCAAAATCATCTCCGCCACTGTCACCACCGGAATCGCCACCGCTACTGTCTCCGGTGTTTTGCCCGCCGCCATTACCTTGGCCTGAATTACCTCCGTTGCTTTGCCCCCCGCCACTGCTCTGGCCGGAATCACCACCCTGATTACCACCGGACTGTTGCCCGTTACCTGTCTGCTGCCCCCCGCTTTGCCCTCCTTGTGTTCCAGAGAGACAGCTTGCAGCAGCTTGAGGAAGCCCCGCACCGGCACCAACAGAGATAAGAGCACCGGTATAGGCGGCTTCAGCTCTCGCTACAGCATCATCTGGAACACTGTAGGGGCAATCGATACTCGCCTCCGGCAGTTTGGTGCTAGCCGCCGCCTCTGTAATTATGGCGTTATTTGCAGCCACCCTGGCGCCTTGCACATCACCCGCACTGGTATCTGCAACAGAATTGGCGATCGCTTGCGCACGGGAGAGCAGACCCGTGAAGCGATTCTTCAACTGTTTTCTATCCTCGGGCACACCCTTGGCCACTCTATCGATTGAGCCGACAAGGCTATTTGCTGCAGTTTTAAATGCCGCATGATTAGTGGTTGCCGTTTTCGCTGCCTGCACCGCCAGGCTTGATGCCGTCTCAGCATTCGTAGCGTCTGTTTTCATCTCTGCGAGTAGAGATCTTGCTGCGGCGATTTTCTGATTGGCAGCTTGGATCTTGACCAGTCCTGCTTGCACACGGTCGGCTGCCACTGATGCTTTGGCAGTCTGTAAACCGACTCCCGCCGCCAGTTTTTCCGACAAACTATAGAGTTCACTTATCTTATTGGCAGTTGTGGCATCCTTACAGTTTGCCGCCATGGCTTGAGCACCTGCAATACCTCTCTGAACCTGTGCTTCGTAGCGTTCAGCATTGTCTGCAGCTGTGTTTGCAATCTGAACAGAAGCCATTACTTCGGCGCAGACACTTTTCATCGCCCCATAGAGCCCTGCAGCAGCATTAACCTGTGCCGTAGAAGCAGCCACTTTGGCAGCGAAACTTTTGGCTCTCTCGGCCTCGGCCCTTACCTTATCCATATCACCTTTGACACTGTTTGCCTTGGCTTGAAGCACTGCCAGACGTGCCTCTTGTTGGTTATAGGCTTGCTGCATTTGCTGAACATTCTGGGGGACTTTCTGGGTCTTGACCGTGCCTTCTACGGGAGCAAGAGGGTGTTTAACCATTTCGCCGGCCATCTTGTCCGCAAACTTATCAAGAGCGGCATCCACCGCCAGTCCCGATCTCACACCAAGGTTTCCAAGTTGATCTTTCAGGGTTTTATTACCCTTGATAGCACCCAGAATGGCATTTTTTATCTGCGCCTTAGTGGCATTTTTAGGGATATCAATAAGACCCTGGGCCAATGCCTCTGTATTCTTTGCAACCCAGCCGGCTGCATCCTGTAGTGCTTGGCGTGTATCCGGATTGGAGGCAATCTCCGCAGCCTCATAGATGCGCTGAGTGGCTGGACTGTACTTCCCGCCGACGGATTTAACGAATCCTTGCAGTTGATTCAGCCGTCGCAACTGATCTGCCTGTGATGTTTCAAGTCTCTCAGGATCGTCTTCAATACCCTCTCGGTAGGAGGTAAATCCTCCCGCTGCATCAAGGCCCTTCTCCACGGTCCCCTGAGCGCTTTTGCGCCATTTATCTATATACTTTTCTTTGAATTTACCCTGTTTGATGGCAACCAGTGGCTCAAAAACGGCATGGGCGGCACTGTATGCCTTTCCTCCTGCCCAGCTCGCACCGCGCCAGACTGCGTAGGTACCTTCACCAATCTGGCGACCGGCCCAATCCAAGGGAGTTTCAGCACTGGTACCGTAGGGATCAACATAGTCCAAGGGTGCATTCAGCGCGTAAAGGTAGGGATTAAAAGAGAGCGGTTTCTCAAGTTCACCATCCTCCGGGTCAACGGAGATAAAACGCTTCAGTGATGGAGCGTAGTAACGGGCCCGCATATAGTAAAATCCGGTCTCTACATCGTAATCACGACCGCGGTAGCCAAGACCCACCCGCGCGAGCCACTCGGGGTTGCCCTCCAGCAGTTCACCCCAGGGGTCAAAGCGAAAGGTTGCGATCAACCTGCCCGACATATCGATGAGCCAACGGATATCGCCCAGGCCATCCTGAACCGGAAAGTAGGTATCACCCTCAATATTGATGGCCAATACCTCATCCACACGCTGTCCATAGAAAAATTGACGAGAGATATGGCCATGTTCGTCGGTCTGGAACAGCACATGATCATCAAGCCAGAAGTAGTTGATTTTATTGCCATTTATACCCTTGCCGATGCGTCGCCCGAGGGCATCATACATATAGCTGACATCACCGAAAGGACTGCCTTTGACAGCAACCAGCCGGTTCATCGCATCCCACTGATATTTAATTCTGTTGTCACCACTGCGGCGCTCAAGATTGCCGTCAGCATCATAGACAAATGACTCATTCCGGCCTTTGGTCAGACGATTGAGAGAGTCATACTCAAATTGTGCATTTGCAGCACTCAGTAAATTACCCTGCAAATCATAGCGATAGATTTCGGGATTGTTGGAGGCTGGGTTGAATTGACTAAGCCGGCCACGGTCATCTCGTTGGATCTGCCACCTATTTTTCTCTGCCAGAACCCGCCCATACACATCGAATTTGTAGTGGATTTGATCAAGCACGGTGCCATCTGCACTTTTAAGGGTAATACCATCCGTGCGGCCTGATCTGTCTCGTGCATACTCAATACGTACACCATTGGGCAGTTTGGTGAGTGTGCGCTTGCCGTTGCGATTTTCGAACTGGATATTCTCGCCGCCGGGCAGCAGAATCGATTTAAGCAGGCCACTGGGCTCATGTTGGTACTGCGTGGTAGTACCAGCGTAACCGATACTGCTGATGCGATCATCGTCAGCGAACCGAATCGTTACCGGTGATGAAAAACGTTTGTCGTTGATGAAAACAGGGTTACCGTACTGATCCCGTTCTGTAGTCTGCTCTGCCGTTGGTGAGGTGGTCCGTCTGGTTTTTCCACCTGGGCCGTAGGCCAGATCAGCATATATGCCATCATCAGCTACAACATGGATGAGACGGTCCGCCTGATCGTATTCGTAGGCTATCTTTTGTCCACGACCATTGCGTACTTCGGAGATACGCCCGAGCTTATCGTAGCTGAAAGTCTTCCTGGTAGCCCCCAGGTCCTTCAGCTCCAATAAACCTTTTCGGTTGTACCAGAACTGTGATGCCGTGCTATTTCCGAGCTGATACCCCGCCAGCTTTCCACTCTGATCATATTGAAACTTCACTAATCCATCACTACCCTCTTGAATCTCTAAGAGCCGGCTTTTATCGTCCCACTTGTAGCGCCGTTCAACCCCCTCATGTTCAACACTTTTCAACTCGCCTGCTGGATGGTAGTTGTATTGGGTAAAGGTTGTTCCATTGACGTTGACCGATTCCAGACGATTATCGGGGCGATGTTTGAGATCCGTAGTAACAACGCCTTTTGTTATACGCTCCAGCCTACCCTGTTTGTCATACTGGTTTGTAAGTGGTTGTTTATCGGAACCTATCGATTCGCCCAAGTGCCCCTCGGTCGAGTAGCTATAACTTTCAGTGCCTCCAGCCGGATTCTGTCTTGCGGATAAGCGCCCTTGCCCATCGTAGCTTTTTCGACTTTCACGGTTGCCGTCTTTGCTGGAGACAACCCTTCCTTCCTCATCATATTTAATAACTGTAATCAGGCCGGTAGGTCCAGCGATCTGCTCAGGCCCCTGCTTGCCGTTGGTGATCTTTGTAATGGCGCCATCAGCTTCGATGATCTCCGTCAGCCTGAGTCTGTGGTCATACTTGTAGCGCTCACTTCTACCACTGGAATCACTGATCTCGGTCAACTGCCCATTGCTGTCCATACGTGAGGTAACGGAAGGACCGCCTTCGATTTCGCCTGTCACCCAACGATGATTAGGATCGAAGCGAAAGATGCGGGTAGGTTCGATACCACGGCGCATAACAACTTGGTGCGCGCTCTCTGAGACGCTATAGATGAAAGTAAAACGATCCACCCCGGACGAATTAATCACACGTCCGCGCTCGTCCAGCCTGATACTTGTCCAGTTACCATCTCGCCCCTGGAGACGCTCTATCCTCAGGTTATCGCCGTACTCAAAGCGCCAGGCACCCTGATAGGTTGTGACTTCAGCCAAGCTGTTTTTTGCATTGCGTTTGACTTCAAATACGCGCTGGTCACTGCCTACGATCCTTGAGAGCAGCCCTTCATCGTTATATTCGTAACGCCATCCCTGTCCTGCCTGGTTGATAATGGATGCCGGCTGACCATCGCCGGTATAGCTGTATTCGATCCTGTTACCGGCATTATCGTACCTGGAGACTACCCTGTCTTTGGCATCCAACTCGACCCGCCAACCGGCAACCAGGCCATCCACAGGATTGGCGGCGAGACGCCACCCCGGCGCCAGAGTGGTTTTGCCTACACTGCCATCCCGGTATTCAAGGTGCAGGGTCATATCGAAGGGAGATGGACCGAATCGAAGCAGTTCAAAGCGGGCCACAAACACGCCGTCGGGCATCTCAACAGAGGCTTCCGGCATGATTGAGATATTGCCTCCAGAGAGGCCATACCTATCAACTAAATCTGTTAGCGGCGAGCCCCATGTGGGAGAGGAGATCAACAGAAAAAAGAGTGCTTTGGTGAGCATCAGGCGAACGCATGTCATCTCTTACTTCCCCGGTTTGGTTGCGGCTTATTGTCCTATTTCGATTGAACTACCGCCCTGATATCCATGCGATTAGAAGTCACATGGGTGGGTTCCAGACGGAACCCCTTAAACTTCGCTTTAGAGAGCTTTCTTGCCAACATGCTCATGGAGTCTGTGTAATCCACCGTCACTTCTGCGATACCATGACTGAAGCTGACCAACTCGACCTGATTCATTCCCTGAATCTTTTTCTCCAGATAATTCATCACATAGTCGATGTGACGGTATGAGACCAACCCACTGAAATGCAGTAGCTTTTCGTCGCCAATGGCATCTGAAGATGTGCCCGAATCCATGGGGATATTGTTGCTTAGCCTGTCGGCCAGATGGGTAATAGCCTCCTCTATAGCCATAACTCCTCCCTGAACCTCGTCGATATGTGCCTGCATACCGCTTTCGGATGCTGAAGCGATAACCCGTGCGTCGCTATTGCGCACCACCCGGGCAGTGACCGTAGCGTGAATGGACTGCATCTGGGTACCGTAGAGCTTGGCCCCGGCCGGTTTACTGATGGCTGTGCCGACCACGGTGTAGTCAGCGCCATACTGCAGTCCGACAGCGGCAGCGGCTTTATCATCGCCCTCCAGCATACGCATACCTTTTGCCTGGGTGATATTGCGTTTGGATGTGTCGG from Candidatus Sedimenticola sp. (ex Thyasira tokunagai) carries:
- a CDS encoding IS3 family transposase (programmed frameshift), with the translated sequence MKRSRYSESQIISILKEAESGIPVAELCRKHGMSDATFYNWRSKYGGMDVSMMKRMKELEEENRRLKKMYAEERLKAEIVQEALEKKVVKPSRRKEMAKRAVEERHASIRLVCQAFSISETCYRYQAKLSGDNAYIADWLLRMTTTNRTWGFGLCFLYLRNVKGYGYNHKRVYRIYRELELNLRIKPKRRLKRDRPDELSVPRQINDMWSMDFMHDRLNDGRSFRTFNVIDDYNREGLGIEVDLSLPALRVIRSLERIIEWRGEPRAIRCDNGPEYISHQLVEWAAKRKIVLHYIQPGNPQQNAYVERFNRTVRHEWLDQHLFESIVHAQDTATQWLWRYNNERPHMALGGITPAQKLAQAA
- a CDS encoding CsgG/HfaB family protein — translated: MRIVDKIIWLPLLFGGLLWSGSLLGETEGFWNDPVFQKQVDIFGERESDSGDTSNDPREQGNDSTDPWEQNNSATQNQRSATPTPRRRVNPAAAYASYTGAKTTIAILGFENKTKGIYGSNELGEGLSEMLSSELLRTNRFILIEREALGAILKEQELGQTGLMRRGSSPKVGGLAGAKLLIKGVVSEFQYKAGGKNMGLAFKGLDFGSKSSTAHVGIDIRVIDASSGQVIASERASAEAESSGFNAGFSKAGAPWKISGGNFERTPLGVATRDAIRQAVHFIIEQSKGIEWTASVVKASGEQVYINRGSTSNIRTGDRFVIYSKGESLIDPETGLNLGSDEEFSGSLIITVVKQKYSIGR
- a CDS encoding RHS repeat-associated core domain-containing protein, whose translation is MTCVRLMLTKALFFLLISSPTWGSPLTDLVDRYGLSGGNISIMPEASVEMPDGVFVARFELLRFGPSPFDMTLHLEYRDGSVGKTTLAPGWRLAANPVDGLVAGWRVELDAKDRVVSRYDNAGNRIEYSYTGDGQPASIINQAGQGWRYEYNDEGLLSRIVGSDQRVFEVKRNAKNSLAEVTTYQGAWRFEYGDNLRIERLQGRDGNWTSIRLDERGRVINSSGVDRFTFIYSVSESAHQVVMRRGIEPTRIFRFDPNHRWVTGEIEGGPSVTSRMDSNGQLTEISDSSGRSERYKYDHRLRLTEIIEADGAITKITNGKQGPEQIAGPTGLITVIKYDEEGRVVSSKDGNRESRKSYDGQGRLSARQNPAGGTESYSYSTEGHLGESIGSDKQPLTNQYDKQGRLERITKGVVTTDLKHRPDNRLESVNVNGTTFTQYNYHPAGELKSVEHEGVERRYKWDDKSRLLEIQEGSDGLVKFQYDQSGKLAGYQLGNSTASQFWYNRKGLLELKDLGATRKTFSYDKLGRISEVRNGRGQKIAYEYDQADRLIHVVADDGIYADLAYGPGGKTRRTTSPTAEQTTERDQYGNPVFINDKRFSSPVTIRFADDDRISSIGYAGTTTQYQHEPSGLLKSILLPGGENIQFENRNGKRTLTKLPNGVRIEYARDRSGRTDGITLKSADGTVLDQIHYKFDVYGRVLAEKNRWQIQRDDRGRLSQFNPASNNPEIYRYDLQGNLLSAANAQFEYDSLNRLTKGRNESFVYDADGNLERRSGDNRIKYQWDAMNRLVAVKGSPFGDVSYMYDALGRRIGKGINGNKINYFWLDDHVLFQTDEHGHISRQFFYGQRVDEVLAINIEGDTYFPVQDGLGDIRWLIDMSGRLIATFRFDPWGELLEGNPEWLARVGLGYRGRDYDVETGFYYMRARYYAPSLKRFISVDPEDGELEKPLSFNPYLYALNAPLDYVDPYGTSAETPLDWAGRQIGEGTYAVWRGASWAGGKAYSAAHAVFEPLVAIKQGKFKEKYIDKWRKSAQGTVEKGLDAAGGFTSYREGIEDDPERLETSQADQLRRLNQLQGFVKSVGGKYSPATQRIYEAAEIASNPDTRQALQDAAGWVAKNTEALAQGLIDIPKNATKAQIKNAILGAIKGNKTLKDQLGNLGVRSGLAVDAALDKFADKMAGEMVKHPLAPVEGTVKTQKVPQNVQQMQQAYNQQEARLAVLQAKANSVKGDMDKVRAEAERAKSFAAKVAASTAQVNAAAGLYGAMKSVCAEVMASVQIANTAADNAERYEAQVQRGIAGAQAMAANCKDATTANKISELYSLSEKLAAGVGLQTAKASVAADRVQAGLVKIQAANQKIAAARSLLAEMKTDATNAETASSLAVQAAKTATTNHAAFKTAANSLVGSIDRVAKGVPEDRKQLKNRFTGLLSRAQAIANSVADTSAGDVQGARVAANNAIITEAAASTKLPEASIDCPYSVPDDAVARAEAAYTGALISVGAGAGLPQAAASCLSGTQGGQSGGQQTGNGQQSGGNQGGDSGQSSGGGQSNGGNSGQGNGGGQNTGDSSGGDSGGDSGGDDFDDFDASTDPGMGSGPTGQQVAQSGQSGSQFQTGVPGDGSQSGGRPQGGQAGQQIGSGYTDPGTTSMGTGTEGSSAGGTTGTTTAGTTGSTGTSTTPGQQAGDDWDNYITSGPQVSGTGTSGTTGQSGGSSGTGSTTTSSTSGGSSTGSGGQYSAACNRGDGKIVVTKSFSAGNHISMSSGFASEQEAITWVTNSCSTWRCSKSSGACDTNPGSTSSGVGTYSTGDVTSTYGAVWKRVGCSLGGPHICWGSGGRTMGDGDGDGRVDILLHGSVHWKNVGGSNSPLVK